In Salipiger profundus, one genomic interval encodes:
- a CDS encoding class I adenylate-forming enzyme family protein, giving the protein MKIKGLAQSFIEQADKTPDRIFARTTDGTELGFRALSDAADAMIAWLAEHGVRPGDTVAVMTRNSPATLALVHGLLRAGMVWVPVNPALVGDGLVHAIRLVDAAIAVCDPELEATLSACEAQPREGILVLHDRALPPAPKTRPACAVAGPTGLAAIMFTSGTTGPAKGVRVTQTMLEIAARGVEEVGQLQSGDNLFMWEPFYHVGGAQVMVLPILRDVSLTIADRFSASRFWQQVSDAGCTHIHHLGGILQILLKQPPGPLDRAHRVRIAWGGGCPASAWRDFEDRFGVTITECYGQTEASSISCANSEGVVGAIGRPLPWFRIEVKDADGRRLGAGEGRGEMVITSTIEGAIFSGYHNAPEATAKALQADGFHTGDLGSWGEDGMLRFHGRVGDSVRCKGENVSAHEVESVANRHPEIEETAMVGVPAEIGENDIQLFVRRAPGSTLEAEAISAWLRDKLAPYQQPRFIAFIDEFPKTPSQRIRKHLLPKEPDRWERETTRKAHTA; this is encoded by the coding sequence ATGAAGATCAAAGGCTTGGCCCAAAGCTTCATCGAGCAGGCCGACAAGACCCCGGACCGCATCTTTGCCCGCACCACCGATGGCACCGAACTCGGCTTCCGCGCCCTTTCCGACGCGGCGGACGCGATGATCGCATGGCTTGCGGAGCACGGCGTGCGGCCCGGCGACACCGTGGCCGTCATGACGCGCAACAGCCCGGCCACGCTTGCACTCGTGCACGGCCTGCTGCGGGCGGGCATGGTCTGGGTGCCGGTGAACCCCGCGCTCGTCGGGGACGGGCTGGTCCATGCCATCCGTCTCGTGGATGCGGCCATCGCGGTCTGCGATCCCGAGCTCGAAGCCACGCTGTCGGCCTGCGAGGCGCAGCCGCGCGAGGGAATCCTCGTCCTGCACGATCGCGCGCTTCCCCCCGCGCCGAAGACGCGACCGGCCTGCGCGGTCGCCGGGCCGACCGGGCTCGCGGCGATCATGTTCACCTCGGGAACCACCGGCCCGGCCAAGGGCGTGCGCGTCACGCAGACGATGCTCGAGATCGCGGCCCGCGGGGTCGAGGAGGTCGGCCAACTGCAATCCGGCGACAACCTCTTCATGTGGGAGCCCTTCTACCATGTCGGCGGGGCGCAGGTCATGGTTCTGCCGATCCTTCGGGATGTCAGCCTGACCATCGCCGACCGCTTCTCTGCCAGCCGGTTCTGGCAACAGGTGTCGGATGCGGGCTGCACCCATATCCACCACCTCGGCGGCATCCTGCAGATCCTGCTCAAGCAGCCGCCCGGCCCGCTCGACCGGGCGCACCGCGTGCGCATCGCCTGGGGCGGCGGCTGCCCGGCCTCCGCATGGCGCGATTTCGAGGACCGCTTCGGCGTCACGATCACCGAGTGCTACGGCCAGACCGAGGCCTCGTCGATCAGCTGCGCCAACTCCGAAGGTGTCGTCGGCGCCATCGGGCGCCCGCTTCCGTGGTTCCGCATCGAGGTCAAGGACGCGGACGGACGCCGCCTCGGCGCCGGTGAAGGCCGGGGCGAGATGGTGATAACCTCGACGATCGAAGGTGCCATCTTCTCGGGCTATCACAACGCCCCGGAGGCGACGGCCAAGGCGTTGCAGGCCGACGGCTTCCACACCGGCGATCTCGGCTCCTGGGGCGAGGACGGCATGCTGCGCTTCCACGGCCGTGTCGGCGACAGCGTGCGCTGCAAGGGCGAGAACGTCTCGGCGCACGAGGTCGAGAGCGTCGCCAACCGTCACCCAGAGATCGAGGAAACCGCCATGGTGGGCGTTCCGGCAGAGATCGGCGAGAACGACATCCAGCTCTTTGTCCGCCGCGCCCCCGGAAGCACGCTGGAGGCGGAGGCGATCAGCGCCTGGCTGCGTGACAAGCTCGCGCCCTACCAGCAGCCGCGCTTCATCGCCTTCATCGACGAATTTCCCAAGACGCCCAGCCAGCGGATCCGCAAGCACCTGCTGCCGAAGGAGCCCGACCGCTGGGAGCGCGAGACCACCAGAAAGGCCCATACCGCATGA
- a CDS encoding ABC transporter permease subunit — MSSVADTPITRAGTLSRLKPGPLWLAAPALAFVAVFLLLPMLRLIGLSFSGEDTAGVSLEHYEHLASTPIYLRILWITFRISLLTAFFSVVLGYPVAAWLARLPDASRNKWLFLVLLPFWTSYLVKTFAWMIMLGDRGLFKSILTGTGVTESSLDLMYNELGVLVGMVHAMMPLAILTMVPVMTGIDQRLPLAAGSLGAKRAQRFWLIEFPLAMPGVAAGGLLTFITSLGFFIVPAYLGGRGQTMLAQIIIMQVQELVNWAFAAVLSVMLVVAALVAIWIYDQFFGLSSLTQASSAGPKGSKRGAKWLRRAGQRVLEGLALICSPFNHLGDRGTEGPKPVRAAYLCLLFLFLLAPAIIVLPLAFTADQTLTFPPPEYSTRWFEEYFGSPIWISATIRSFGVAFVTAILATVLGGMAALALARSDSRFGKAVFGLMLAPMIVPRIVIAVGLFYLMAQMGLVASNIGLIIGHTLLAIPFTFIAIGAVLKGYDWRLDQAAATLGAGRLTVLRLITLPLLRGGIISAALFAFVTSFDELTIALFISGGLKSTLPKQMWDDMYLQLNPTLAAVSVVVLVIVTAILLLAQRVQKS; from the coding sequence ATGAGCAGCGTGGCCGATACCCCGATCACCCGGGCCGGCACCCTGTCGCGCCTGAAGCCCGGCCCGCTGTGGCTCGCGGCGCCCGCGCTGGCCTTTGTCGCCGTGTTCCTGCTTCTGCCCATGCTGCGGCTGATCGGGCTGAGCTTCTCCGGCGAGGACACCGCCGGCGTTTCGCTCGAACATTACGAGCACCTCGCGAGCACGCCGATCTACCTGCGGATCCTGTGGATCACCTTCCGGATCTCGCTCCTGACGGCGTTCTTCTCGGTTGTGCTGGGCTACCCGGTCGCGGCCTGGCTGGCACGGCTGCCCGATGCCAGCCGCAACAAGTGGCTGTTCCTGGTGCTGCTGCCCTTCTGGACCTCGTATCTTGTGAAGACCTTCGCCTGGATGATCATGCTGGGCGACCGCGGGCTGTTCAAGTCGATCCTCACCGGGACCGGCGTGACCGAAAGTTCGCTCGACCTCATGTACAACGAGCTTGGCGTGCTGGTCGGGATGGTCCACGCGATGATGCCGCTCGCCATCCTGACGATGGTGCCGGTGATGACGGGCATCGACCAGCGCCTGCCGCTTGCCGCCGGCAGCCTCGGCGCCAAGCGCGCGCAACGCTTCTGGCTGATCGAGTTCCCGCTGGCGATGCCCGGCGTCGCGGCCGGGGGGCTTCTGACCTTCATCACCTCGCTCGGCTTCTTCATCGTCCCGGCCTACCTTGGCGGACGCGGCCAGACCATGCTGGCGCAGATCATCATCATGCAGGTGCAGGAGCTGGTGAACTGGGCCTTCGCCGCGGTGCTGTCGGTCATGCTGGTGGTCGCCGCCCTCGTGGCGATCTGGATCTACGACCAGTTCTTCGGCCTGTCCTCGCTGACCCAGGCGAGCTCTGCCGGACCCAAGGGCTCGAAACGCGGCGCGAAATGGCTGCGCCGCGCGGGACAGCGCGTGCTGGAGGGCCTCGCCCTGATCTGCTCGCCCTTCAACCACTTGGGCGACCGGGGCACCGAGGGCCCGAAACCGGTGCGCGCGGCGTATCTCTGCCTGCTGTTCCTGTTCCTGCTGGCCCCCGCCATCATCGTGCTGCCGCTGGCGTTCACCGCCGATCAGACCCTGACCTTCCCGCCGCCGGAGTACTCCACCCGCTGGTTCGAGGAATATTTCGGCTCGCCGATCTGGATCTCGGCCACCATCCGCAGCTTCGGCGTGGCCTTCGTCACGGCCATCCTCGCCACGGTGCTGGGCGGCATGGCGGCGCTGGCGCTGGCGCGCTCGGACAGCCGCTTCGGCAAGGCCGTCTTCGGCCTGATGCTGGCGCCGATGATCGTGCCCCGCATCGTCATTGCCGTGGGGCTCTTCTACCTGATGGCGCAGATGGGGCTGGTGGCCTCCAACATCGGTCTCATCATCGGCCACACCCTGCTGGCGATCCCCTTCACCTTCATCGCCATCGGCGCGGTGCTGAAGGGCTACGACTGGCGGCTCGACCAGGCGGCTGCCACGCTGGGCGCCGGGCGGCTCACGGTCCTGAGGCTGATCACCCTGCCGCTGCTGCGCGGGGGCATCATCTCGGCCGCGCTCTTCGCCTTCGTGACCAGCTTCGACGAGCTGACCATCGCGCTGTTCATCTCGGGCGGGCTGAAATCGACCCTGCCCAAGCAGATGTGGGACGACATGTACCTTCAGCTGAACCCGACGCTGGCCGCAGTGTCCGTCGTGGTGCTGGTGATCGTCACGGCGATCCTGTTGCTGGCCCAGCGTGTGCAGAAATCCTGA
- a CDS encoding ABC transporter ATP-binding protein has protein sequence MNISPSPAATAAKIRIDGLSKMYGTFTALEPTTLDVQRGEFLTLLGPSGSGKTTLLQMVSGLTPATSGRLRIDGGDWTNRPVHERGMGLVFQHYALFPHMTVEENVAFPLKMRNQPADQIRTAVAETLAKVQLDAFAHRFPRELSGGQQQRVALARCFVFRPEIILMDEPLGALDKALRETMQLEIRRLHREFGTTLIYVTHDQEEALVMSDRICVMNHAKVEQLGTPSQIYSDPETIFAATFIGHSNLLHGTLAGTDAEGNALIRTAAGTFAGRMGARDADAAEHALIVRPERVTLGAATGPGMNELRATLRDVVYIGSDNRLMLVLPDGTEFTLRLDPGSEIGAGIGEEVTVHWPITAGRVVS, from the coding sequence ATGAATATTTCCCCTTCTCCCGCCGCCACGGCCGCCAAGATCCGGATCGACGGACTGTCAAAGATGTATGGCACGTTCACCGCGCTCGAACCGACGACGCTCGATGTGCAGCGCGGTGAATTCCTCACGCTGCTCGGGCCCTCGGGCTCGGGCAAGACCACCTTGCTGCAGATGGTTTCGGGGCTGACCCCCGCAACCTCGGGACGGCTTCGCATCGACGGAGGGGACTGGACCAACCGGCCCGTGCACGAGCGCGGCATGGGGCTGGTGTTCCAGCACTACGCGCTCTTCCCGCACATGACGGTGGAAGAAAACGTGGCCTTTCCGCTGAAGATGCGCAATCAGCCGGCCGACCAGATCCGCACCGCCGTGGCCGAGACGCTGGCCAAGGTGCAGCTCGACGCCTTCGCGCACCGGTTCCCGCGCGAGCTCTCGGGCGGTCAGCAGCAGCGGGTGGCCCTTGCGCGCTGCTTCGTCTTCCGCCCCGAGATCATCCTGATGGACGAACCGCTGGGCGCGCTCGACAAGGCCCTGCGCGAGACCATGCAGCTCGAGATCCGGCGCCTGCACCGCGAATTCGGCACGACGCTGATCTACGTCACCCACGACCAGGAAGAAGCGCTCGTGATGTCCGACCGGATCTGCGTGATGAACCACGCCAAGGTCGAGCAGCTGGGCACCCCGAGCCAGATCTACTCGGACCCCGAGACGATCTTTGCGGCGACCTTCATCGGCCATTCGAACCTGCTGCACGGCACGCTCGCGGGCACCGACGCCGAGGGCAACGCCCTGATCCGGACCGCCGCCGGCACCTTTGCCGGGCGCATGGGCGCCCGCGATGCCGATGCCGCCGAACACGCGCTGATCGTGCGTCCCGAGCGGGTGACCCTCGGCGCGGCCACGGGCCCCGGCATGAACGAGCTTCGCGCGACGCTGCGCGACGTGGTCTACATCGGGTCCGACAACCGGCTGATGCTGGTCCTGCCCGACGGCACCGAGTTCACCCTGCGGCTCGACCCCGGCAGCGAGATCGGCGCCGGGATCGGCGAGGAGGTCACCGTTCACTGGCCGATCACGGCGGGACGGGTGGTGTCATGA
- a CDS encoding ABC transporter substrate-binding protein, producing the protein MTKTDRSRLSRRSMLAIGTAALATPMLGRRANAQNTSLTVADPGGPFSEGFRKAFYEPFTAETGIEIVNVARDAEPTAQFKSIVETGSYIWDVCTLTLSARLILEQEDLLDDIQLDPALAENMMPGSVHSNFLGTDVYATISAFNTESLENGPSNWADFWDTEAFPGRRALRRNPIDTLEQALMADGVAPEDLYPLDVDRAFAKLDEIKEHIDVWWTGGAQSSQLLQSGEVDMLAGWNARLQSAIDTGAPAKLVWDQGLYSIEGWGLPKGGPNVEAARQFLAFCTRPEQQALFTDDLSYGPTNLAAYDHIPAERAAVLTTAPENLEGMVLADEGWWQENRAEMTERFNLWLLM; encoded by the coding sequence ATGACCAAGACTGACAGATCGCGCCTCAGCCGGCGCAGCATGCTGGCGATCGGCACCGCCGCGCTTGCGACCCCGATGCTGGGCCGTCGCGCCAATGCGCAGAACACGTCGCTGACCGTGGCGGACCCGGGCGGTCCGTTCAGCGAAGGCTTCCGCAAGGCGTTCTACGAGCCCTTCACCGCCGAAACCGGCATCGAGATCGTCAACGTCGCCCGCGACGCGGAACCGACCGCGCAGTTCAAGTCGATCGTCGAGACCGGCAGCTACATCTGGGACGTCTGCACCCTGACCCTTTCGGCGCGTCTGATCCTCGAGCAGGAAGACCTGCTCGACGACATCCAGCTCGATCCCGCCCTTGCCGAAAACATGATGCCGGGCTCGGTGCACTCGAACTTCCTCGGCACCGACGTCTATGCCACGATCTCTGCCTTCAACACCGAGAGCCTGGAAAACGGCCCCTCGAACTGGGCGGATTTCTGGGACACCGAGGCCTTCCCGGGCCGCCGCGCGCTGCGCCGCAATCCCATCGACACGCTGGAGCAGGCGCTCATGGCCGACGGCGTCGCGCCCGAGGATCTCTACCCGCTCGACGTCGACCGCGCCTTTGCCAAGCTCGACGAGATCAAGGAGCACATCGACGTCTGGTGGACCGGCGGCGCGCAGTCCTCGCAGCTGCTGCAGAGCGGCGAGGTCGACATGCTGGCCGGCTGGAACGCCCGCCTGCAGTCGGCCATCGACACCGGCGCCCCGGCAAAACTGGTCTGGGACCAGGGGCTCTACTCGATCGAGGGCTGGGGCCTGCCCAAGGGCGGCCCGAACGTGGAGGCCGCACGGCAGTTCCTTGCCTTCTGCACGCGCCCCGAGCAGCAGGCGCTGTTCACCGACGACCTGTCCTACGGCCCGACCAACCTCGCGGCCTACGACCACATCCCGGCGGAGCGCGCCGCGGTGCTCACCACCGCGCCCGAGAACCTCGAAGGCATGGTGCTGGCCGATGAAGGCTGGTGGCAGGAGAACCGCGCCGAGATGACCGAGCGCTTCAACCTCTGGCTCCTGATGTGA
- a CDS encoding enoyl-CoA hydratase/isomerase family protein, whose protein sequence is MDNFILTEKSGNVLTITLNRPEKLNAWNAPMRDMLIEAFAAAEADDDVRVIILTGAGDRAFGAGQDLSESKSFDADRAEVWMGEWKKLYACLRDSSKPIIAALNGVAAGSAFQVALLCDLRVGHPGVRMGQPEILSGIPTVTGNWIMRGMIGIARTIDLTFTGRMLDASEAYDWGLISRLVDEDQVMAASMELARDLATRPPVAMRLNRQRIREITQEGYDDAMQAGIRFQLEAYGTGEPQRMMEEFFAKRAKA, encoded by the coding sequence ATGGACAACTTCATCCTCACCGAGAAATCCGGCAACGTTCTGACCATCACGTTGAACCGTCCCGAGAAGCTGAATGCGTGGAATGCCCCGATGCGTGACATGCTCATCGAGGCCTTCGCCGCCGCCGAGGCGGATGACGACGTCCGGGTCATCATCCTCACCGGCGCCGGCGACCGGGCGTTCGGCGCCGGACAGGACCTGAGCGAGAGCAAGAGCTTCGACGCGGACCGGGCGGAGGTCTGGATGGGCGAGTGGAAAAAGCTCTACGCCTGCCTGCGCGACAGCTCCAAGCCCATCATCGCGGCGCTCAACGGCGTGGCGGCGGGCTCTGCTTTCCAGGTGGCGCTTCTGTGCGATCTTCGCGTTGGCCACCCCGGCGTGCGCATGGGCCAGCCCGAGATCCTCTCGGGCATTCCCACCGTCACCGGCAACTGGATCATGCGCGGCATGATCGGCATCGCCCGCACCATCGACCTGACCTTCACCGGCCGCATGCTCGATGCCAGCGAAGCCTATGACTGGGGGCTGATCAGCCGCCTCGTGGACGAGGACCAGGTGATGGCCGCCTCGATGGAGCTGGCCCGGGACCTTGCAACCAGGCCCCCGGTGGCGATGCGCCTCAACCGCCAGCGCATCAGGGAAATCACCCAGGAAGGCTACGACGACGCGATGCAGGCCGGCATCCGCTTCCAGCTCGAGGCCTACGGCACCGGCGAGCCGCAGCGGATGATGGAAGAGTTCTTCGCGAAACGCGCCAAGGCCTGA
- a CDS encoding IclR family transcriptional regulator has protein sequence MTDENKKPAKRSDPLMVQSVAKAFRVLEAFDGKHPQMTLSDIAEQTGMDLSGAQRFAHTLESLGYLEKDARTRQFRLSVKTLDLAHHFTRTSRLVDRAMPVLQYLSKETEETVNLTVLDGTEIVFISRFLSRHVLHTDVTIGTRLPAYCMAPGRAMLSRLPPEEVASILERSDIRAHTQNTVTDIDRLKEIIEEARLKGYATAFEEVYHADASIAAPILGAQGEMIGSVSLALSTLRYTAEQLETSFAPMILAAARSISFA, from the coding sequence GTGACAGACGAAAACAAGAAACCTGCAAAGCGGTCGGATCCGCTGATGGTGCAATCTGTGGCCAAGGCCTTTCGCGTGCTCGAGGCCTTTGACGGCAAGCATCCCCAGATGACCCTGTCGGACATCGCCGAGCAGACCGGCATGGACCTCAGCGGCGCGCAACGCTTTGCGCATACGCTGGAATCCCTCGGCTACCTCGAGAAGGACGCGCGCACCCGGCAGTTCCGGCTGTCGGTCAAGACGCTCGACCTCGCGCATCACTTCACCCGTACGTCGCGGCTCGTCGATCGGGCGATGCCGGTGCTGCAATACCTCAGCAAGGAAACGGAAGAGACGGTGAACCTGACGGTTCTCGACGGCACCGAGATCGTCTTCATCTCGCGCTTTCTCAGCCGCCACGTGCTGCACACGGACGTGACCATCGGCACCCGCCTGCCCGCCTACTGCATGGCGCCCGGCCGGGCGATGCTCTCGCGGCTGCCCCCGGAGGAGGTCGCGTCGATTCTCGAAAGATCGGATATCCGGGCGCACACCCAGAACACCGTGACCGACATCGACAGGCTCAAGGAGATCATCGAGGAAGCGCGTCTGAAGGGCTATGCCACCGCCTTCGAAGAGGTCTACCACGCCGACGCCTCGATCGCGGCCCCGATCCTGGGTGCCCAGGGCGAGATGATCGGGTCGGTGTCTTTGGCCCTCTCGACCTTGCGCTACACCGCCGAACAGCTCGAGACATCCTTTGCGCCCATGATCCTTGCGGCGGCCCGCTCGATCTCCTTCGCCTGA
- a CDS encoding 2Fe-2S iron-sulfur cluster-binding protein: MADRLFHPIAAGAPRPLRFEFDGAEITARPHDTVLAAVLAAQASCGASEFDGGARAGFCLMGSCQECTMWDEAGHRLRGCMTEAKDGLRLRSRPFDGAV; the protein is encoded by the coding sequence ATGGCAGACCGTCTCTTCCACCCCATCGCCGCCGGCGCGCCCCGCCCGCTGCGCTTCGAGTTCGACGGCGCCGAGATCACCGCCCGGCCGCACGACACCGTCCTTGCCGCCGTGCTGGCAGCGCAGGCGTCCTGCGGCGCGTCCGAGTTCGACGGCGGCGCACGGGCGGGGTTCTGCCTGATGGGCAGCTGCCAGGAATGCACCATGTGGGACGAGGCGGGGCACCGCCTGCGCGGATGCATGACCGAAGCGAAGGATGGCCTGCGCTTGCGCTCGCGCCCCTTTGACGGGGCGGTCTGA
- a CDS encoding FAD/NAD(P)-dependent oxidoreductase, whose product MDDTATIVIVGAGPAGLAAARALVEAGLRPIVIEEASQPGGQGTRRLSPLTEPHREALFGKAADAMARREAAEDALLRRCDVRTGTLVWACHDNRLELLGPEGFSSLPYTHLVIAVGATDRLMPVPGWTLPGVFTLGGAQVALKRHASFIGQKVVFAGSSPLLYLAAAQYLRLGHRALTVLDTTPARGKAGAFPAMLRHAPRSALQGLALITELRRGGVPMHWGVQLEAIEGAGRVERLRYTTARGGPGTAEADAVALGHGLRAETQLAELAGAAFDYDPAFRQWFPRTDEMGRAGDRLWLAGDSARTGGAEAADAAGHLAARSLLESLGHPVDATAAGRDKRRLRAQQSFQRAMTGAFRWPAEQAAALSDDVLVCRCERVTAGEIRSALATPSGPTEVNRVKSITRCGMGRCQGRFCGQALAEIVASATGTTPGRLRAQAPIRPIPLVFDSPHREGKA is encoded by the coding sequence ATGGACGACACCGCGACAATCGTCATCGTCGGCGCGGGTCCGGCCGGGCTCGCGGCTGCCCGGGCGCTGGTCGAGGCCGGCTTGCGGCCCATCGTCATCGAAGAGGCGTCGCAGCCCGGCGGGCAAGGCACACGGCGCCTGTCCCCCCTGACGGAGCCGCACCGCGAGGCGCTCTTCGGCAAGGCGGCCGATGCAATGGCCCGGCGTGAAGCGGCCGAAGACGCGCTCCTGCGCCGTTGCGACGTCCGCACGGGCACCCTGGTCTGGGCCTGCCATGACAATCGGCTGGAGCTGCTCGGGCCGGAGGGGTTCTCGAGCCTGCCCTACACCCATCTCGTCATCGCGGTCGGTGCGACCGACCGGTTGATGCCGGTGCCGGGCTGGACGTTGCCCGGCGTGTTCACGCTTGGCGGCGCACAGGTCGCGCTGAAACGCCACGCAAGCTTCATCGGGCAGAAGGTGGTCTTTGCCGGCTCCTCGCCGCTGCTCTATCTTGCCGCGGCCCAGTATCTGCGGCTGGGGCATCGCGCGCTGACCGTGCTCGACACCACCCCGGCGCGCGGCAAGGCGGGGGCGTTCCCGGCGATGCTGCGCCATGCCCCCCGCAGCGCGCTGCAGGGGTTGGCCCTGATCACCGAGCTCCGGCGCGGCGGCGTGCCGATGCACTGGGGCGTCCAGCTGGAGGCGATCGAGGGGGCCGGCCGTGTCGAACGCCTGCGCTACACGACGGCCCGGGGCGGGCCCGGCACCGCAGAGGCGGACGCGGTTGCCCTCGGACACGGCCTGAGGGCCGAAACCCAGCTCGCCGAGCTGGCAGGGGCCGCCTTCGATTACGACCCCGCGTTCCGGCAATGGTTCCCCCGGACCGACGAGATGGGCCGGGCAGGCGACCGGCTCTGGCTCGCCGGGGACAGTGCCCGCACCGGCGGCGCCGAGGCGGCGGATGCCGCGGGCCACCTCGCGGCGCGAAGCCTGCTCGAAAGCCTCGGACACCCGGTCGACGCGACCGCCGCCGGCCGGGACAAGCGGCGGCTGCGCGCACAGCAGTCATTCCAGCGGGCGATGACCGGCGCGTTCCGCTGGCCCGCCGAACAGGCGGCGGCCCTGTCCGACGACGTGCTGGTCTGCCGCTGCGAACGGGTCACTGCCGGCGAGATCCGCTCGGCACTCGCGACGCCCTCCGGCCCCACCGAGGTCAACCGCGTGAAATCCATCACCCGCTGCGGCATGGGGCGCTGCCAGGGCCGGTTCTGCGGCCAGGCGCTTGCCGAGATCGTGGCCTCGGCGACGGGCACCACGCCCGGCCGGCTGCGGGCGCAGGCGCCGATCCGCCCGATTCCGCTGGTCTTCGATTCCCCGCACCGGGAGGGCAAGGCTTGA
- a CDS encoding NAD(P)/FAD-dependent oxidoreductase: MTRTTASDVIVVGGGLFGAFTGLFLARAGLRVTLLEKGQVGAQASATNFGNLRLHGRSARQYPLSIRAQELWEAYETLTGEGCEIIRTGHLYFAGGPRGETQLRKDVETATRFGVESQLLEGRALRDRFGFLSPRIRLAAFSPRSAVANPRLSTPPVARALARAGGTVIEGCEIAGFELTASGFAVTSADGRRFEAPKLVNAAGAWAGKLAEQAGEPVPMFSAGPPQFVTEPLPHRLPPSVHMVEGDVIVRQIARGNIIFSGYPRTHSLPSGEFTHVPPAKTLRGMRELVDCIPMLARAEIIRVWSGVEGYLPDMLPVIGASTTTPGLFHAFGGSGGGFQIAPAVGESLAALVRGEAPPVDVAGYGIDRFTEDSEVSEKIHLEFDK, from the coding sequence TTGACCCGGACCACCGCAAGCGACGTCATCGTGGTCGGCGGCGGCCTGTTCGGCGCGTTCACCGGCCTCTTCCTCGCCCGCGCGGGGCTGCGGGTGACGCTGCTCGAAAAGGGACAGGTGGGGGCGCAGGCCTCGGCCACCAACTTCGGCAACCTGCGACTGCACGGACGCTCCGCCCGGCAATACCCGCTGTCCATCCGCGCCCAGGAGTTGTGGGAGGCCTACGAGACCCTGACCGGCGAGGGCTGCGAGATCATCCGCACGGGTCATCTCTACTTTGCCGGTGGCCCGCGCGGCGAGACCCAGCTGCGCAAGGACGTCGAGACCGCCACCCGCTTCGGCGTCGAGTCGCAACTGCTCGAAGGCAGAGCCCTGCGGGACCGGTTCGGCTTCCTGTCGCCGCGCATCCGTCTCGCCGCCTTCAGTCCGCGCAGTGCCGTGGCCAACCCGCGCCTCAGCACGCCGCCCGTGGCCCGGGCGCTGGCCCGCGCCGGCGGCACCGTGATCGAGGGCTGCGAGATCGCCGGCTTCGAGCTCACCGCGTCGGGGTTCGCGGTCACAAGCGCCGACGGCCGCCGTTTCGAGGCCCCGAAGCTGGTGAACGCGGCCGGGGCCTGGGCGGGCAAGCTCGCGGAACAGGCCGGGGAACCCGTGCCCATGTTCAGCGCGGGCCCGCCGCAGTTCGTCACCGAGCCCCTGCCCCACCGGCTGCCCCCCTCGGTGCACATGGTCGAGGGCGATGTCATCGTGCGCCAGATCGCGCGGGGCAACATCATCTTCTCGGGCTACCCGCGCACGCATTCCCTGCCGTCGGGCGAATTCACCCATGTTCCGCCCGCCAAGACACTTCGGGGCATGCGCGAGCTGGTCGACTGCATTCCGATGCTGGCGCGGGCCGAGATCATCCGCGTGTGGTCCGGTGTCGAGGGATACCTGCCGGACATGCTGCCGGTGATCGGGGCCAGCACCACGACGCCGGGGCTGTTCCATGCCTTCGGCGGCAGCGGCGGCGGCTTCCAGATCGCCCCGGCCGTCGGCGAAAGCCTCGCCGCACTGGTGCGGGGCGAGGCACCGCCGGTCGACGTCGCGGGCTATGGCATCGACCGCTTCACCGAAGACTCGGAGGTGTCCGAGAAGATCCACCTCGAGTTCGACAAGTGA